TTGTCCAATTCCCAAGTCATTTCTGTTTCTGTCCATCCAGACCCAGTAATGATTTGCCTTGTCAATTCACCGTTAGTAGTCTCATAACTGTCCATCAAAAAACACCTGTATCCAGTATTAGTTGGCTCCTTTATGAACCTGGAATGCTTTCACTTGTACTGTAATTAATGTCTGTCATACGCACAAAACATGTAGGTGTATTATGTATATATGGTATATCTCAAATTTGCAAGTCTATTTTAGATTTGTGCAATAAAAATACCAAAAGTTTGTACTAGTCTGTCTTAAGCCCTATGCTTTTTAAAAACCACACTGAAGGCAATTGAACACCACAAGTGCAGTATTCAACACCAGTCCTTGAGAGCAGTTTAAATCCTCAAAACCCAGGAAATGGAAACCAATTGCATAGTCGACCAATTAGCAATATCATACAAGGGTCAAGAAAACCACCTCTGGCCCTTTGAGGACtgactttgaataccactgctAAAATGGCTGCGtttaggcagcccaattcagataattggtattttgacccatCACAGATCTTTTCCCGAGCTGATCTGACACCAATTAGCGAAAAATGATCAGAATTTAGCTGCCTTTCTAAACAGCCAATGTGTCACTGCTAAATACTGATACATTGTATTTGTTTTGTGTGGGAGATCATTTTAAATGGTTCAAGATAAAGCATCGCTAGTCAAACTCAACAGTAGACCTACAATTTATACCAAGAACCTCACTTCACGTGTTTTGTAATGGATGACTATTCGTACAAAGCATTACTAGCCTATTTACCTGTATGTAAAaacgttttatatatatatacagaagaAACCGAGGCGCCACAAGGCCGACAATTCGGGGAAATCCAGAACGCAAATCACCCAACCTACACTTTTATGTGTTTATGCAGGTCAATCAACTTCAATCACAGACATCTGTGGCATCCTGTAGGCCCAACAACAAATGCATTGCGGTAACGTGACTATCAATTTCCTGAAGCTAGTGATCAAATTGGGGGAAATAACTTGTCTTCTCTCTCAAGACCGACTCAGTGAGAAAACCAAGAGTGAGTCTGCATGTTGGCCCTGATCGCCTTGGTAAGAGACAACCGTGATCACCAACGTGATCAGGGCATTACATAATCAAACGATTGAGCTCGATAGTTTCAATAACTATTTAATCCGATCGATCTCATAAttcgatttttttaaatttaaatactTGATATTTTGTAAGGTAGGATGTGGAGATATTGTGTGGCAGAAAAGTTCGTATTCAAACGCACGGCCTCTGTGCCCTCAGACTGAGCAGTGAGCTCGAGCAAGACGTGTCATCCTCATTCAGGACGTCTATCAAATAGTAGAATGCAGATGGTTACGTTTTGAGGAGAAATTCATACAATTTAACAAAGTAAGTGTGTATCAATAGGCTATATCGTGTTAGTTAATGTCATTGTAGGCTTACTCATTATTTGCCAAAGGTTTGTTGGGCCATTAATTCTAGCTCTGCTCACGAAGCTAATTTGATTTTGACAGCTAATTCAGACTGTTCTAGAAGTTAAGAGTAGTAGGGTACTACTAATAGGCTACTTTACAATCTTTTTAGCTTGAATTATTATAGTATAATGAAATCAACTATCATATGTAATCATTTATTGAAATTTGtaagtatttgtttttatttaggaagtgtgtgtgtgtgtgtgtgtgtgtgtgtgtgtgtatataccggTAAAACGTTTTaaacacctagtcattcaagtgtttttctttatttttcactattttctacattgtagaatagagtgaagatatcaaaactatgaaatgacacattgaatcatgtagtaaccaaaaaagtctaaaacaaatccaaatatatttgaagTTCTTCAAAtagccgccctttgccttgatgacagctttgcacactcttggcattctctcaaccagagagaatgcttcatgaggaatgcttttccaaccgtcctgaaggagttcctacatatgctgagcacttgttggctgcttttccttcactctgcggtccgactcatcccaaaatgtctcaatttggttgaggcccggtgatgcagaactccatcactctacttcttggtcaaatagcccttaaacagcctggaggtgggttttgtgtcgttgtcctgttgaaaaacaaacaatagaccccctaagcacaaaccagatgggatggtgtatcgctgcagaatgctgtggtagccatgctggttaagtgtgccttgaattctaaataaatcacagacagtgtcaccagcatagcaccatcacacctcttcctccatgcttcacggtgggaaccccACAAGCAGAGATCATCATTTTAACCtagtctgtgtctcacaaagacacggcagttggaaccaaaaaactcaaatttggactcatcagccctaaggacagatttccaccggtctaattgctcgtgtttcttgtcccaagcaagtcttcttattattggtggcctttagtagtggtttcttggcaGCAAATTGACCATGAAaatctgattcacgcagtctcctctgaacagttgatgttgagatgagtcTGTGACTTGAatgctgtgaagcatttatttgggctgcaatctgaggtgcagttaactctaatgagcttattctctgcagcagaggtaactctgggtcttcctttcatgtagcggtcctcatgagagccagtttcattataatgcttgatgatttttgtgactgcacttgaagaaactttcaaagttcttgaaaatgtccatattgaccttcatgtcttcaagtaatgatggactatcgttcctctttgcttatttgagctgtttttccataatatggacttttaccaaatagggcaagcttctgtataccaaccctaccttgtcacaacacaactgattggctcaaaagcattaagaactAAATAAATTCCGGAAATGAACtttttaaggcacacctgttaattgaaatgcattccaggtgactacatcttgaagctggttgagagactgccaatagtgtgcaaagctgtcatcaaggcaaagggtggctatttgaagaatctcaaatataaaatatattttgatatgtttaaccctttttttggttactacatgattccatatgtcttatttcatagttttgatgtcttcactattattctacgatgtagaaaatattaaaaatcaagaaaaatccttgaatgagtaggtgtgtccaaacttttgactggtactgtattcagCTGATAACTTTAATTCTACTTTAACAATAAAACATATTGTATTTACATTCAAACCTGTATTGTCACTTAATAGTATAGGAAACACTTTACAATTGTTTCATTTCCACAATATGGGCACATCAACATGAACACAGGAGCCACTTACAGACCAGGCAGCCAAGGGACCATGGAAGATCCGGACACCCAGGAGggcctgcaggtgtgtgtgctgtgctTGAGGTGGGTCAATATTATCTCAGTGTGTGGTTGAGTCTTCTTTCTTTTATTTTTCTTCAGGTGACCCAGTCCACTATCCTCTACCTCATCCAAGAAGCctccaagctagcaactcccacCCCTGTCCACAACCGCTCCGTAGACTCAAAGCCTAAGACTTTACCTGTATCAAATGAAAGGTCTAAAAAGAATCAAGTGTCTGATCATAGACCTTATCCTCCTCAGCACAATTCCTCTCTCATGAGCCTTCATAACCAGCCTAAAGATGACTTAGAACAATGTAGGAGACATACAAACTCAGTCCTGCCCAGCCTTCATAGTAGCAGCAGTCCGTGGGAGTTGATGAGCCTGATCAACATGCAGTGTGAGAGACTCCTCCAGTCAGATGACCAAGAGGGAACCTCCGCTAGGGCTCAGTTGGTTCCTATAGACTCTGACGATCATCCTCCTGAAGGTGTGGGGTACAGTAAGAACACTGTCCCTGTCTGCCCCACTCTAGTCAGTACCAGAGGGGATTCTCCCCATCCGCATGTCGGGTccaggggagagatgggggagttgGGTGGAGGTGGTTATTGCTCACCCACATGTCCAGGTACCAGTTCTCAGACATCACCGGATGTCAATGGCAGCTACAAAACTAAACCTGGTGTGGGAGCTTCAGACTCTGAGGTTGTAACGAACAAAGAAACCGGAGCCACATTTTGTCTTAACGGTGATGGATTGTCTGTGAGTGAAGAAAGCAGAAAGGTCCCCTGTGCCTTAgtcaaagacaacaacacagtgaagGAGGTCCGTCCTGAGGCAAAAGACGGGCTGTCAGTTAAACATCCGTCTGTGTCATATATAAACCTGTTTGGGCAAACGCTTGTCCACAAAGTAGCTACAATTAAGGATGCAGCAAGTCTGTCGTCTCCCTCCGTAGACACCATGACATGCTTACATCCAGGCCCAGAAGAGCTGAACCTTAACATGACCCTGGACTTCAACTCAAACATATGTTTTACCTTTGACCCCAAGGAAGACATGCCACCAGCCCCAAACTCCTCTTATAATCCTATGTTGCTCATATTGAACAGTGAAGCAGGGTCTGTGAATGTGAACGAAAAGTCAGTACAAGATGGCAGTTTTGCAGGCGTCAAAGCAGAGCTCAACGAAAGCTCCATGGAAGAGGACACAGACACAGTACAAGATCCCAGTATTATTACAGACTCTCCGTTGGACCTCACCCAAAGGTGCAGGGACTTGGAGGGACCCGCAGCCCCCCAGTCTCCCTCTCCGTCTGACCCCATGTGGAGGTCCACCAAGGCCCCCAGGAAGCAGCTCCGTCCCAGCCGGAGTGTGGATGTTGGAGACCCAGACTTCCAGGGAGTGACGTTCCGGATGCAGACGGAGATGGACGACAGCAGGGAGCAGTGTCGCCTTCTCATCACCTCCAAGAAGTACAGGTATGGTTGATGTCAGAGTGCTTTGCTCTTTCTCCCTATAACTCAAAAACATGTATTATATTATTTAGCGGATAAAACGGATTATATGAAATTCAGTTTGTATGTCACAAATTTCCCTATGCTGTATATTGTTGTAAAATATCTCACAATGTTCTCCACAAACAAACTTGTGTGTGTCCTAGTGAAGAGCTCTCTAGTGGTCCGACCAGGAGGTCACTGAGAGCAGGCAGGTCCCGTTCATCCCAGAGTTCCATGAGGACCAGCAGCTCTGAAGAGAGCGACCCCTCCTCCAGTGACTACCAATCTCTTTCACTCTTCACCGGGAGGGGGCGCCACTACTGCACAAAACAATACCAGCACCGTAGAAATAGGCAGaacactacactcttagaaaaaaagggttcatGAGAGGTTAATTGCAGGGATGTTTTGTGTAGAACTATTTCTACTCCAGTAATCCAGGAGGGGGTACCATTACGACACAAATCCAAACACTTTAACTAGAACCATAGACAGGTGGAATACATTTGATGAGGGGGAGTTTTAATGGAGGTATTTTGGGAAACGGCTGTGTAAACATCCTAAGACTTTAATGAGTAACGTAGTGTACAGTGTTGAGGGCAGGGTTGCGAGATCAGGTTGTGCTTTGGCACTCCCACTCACCGTGCACCTAGAAAGAAAACCGAATGAGAGAGAAGCCGCATACTGAGTCATGGAAACATGTCATTTCATTATTCTACAACATATATTTAGGAGGATTAGGGCACAAGGCCTGTTTGTTTGTACTGATAGCCACTCCTTTCTCCTCCCCATCAGAGAATAAGATCTGTGCCTCTTGCTGCACCATGAAGACTCCTCTGTGGCGAGATGCTGAGGATGGTACCCCACTGTGTAACGCCTGTGGAATAAGGTGAGTCACGTTAATTACAGTGCATTATCAAGCATATCATCACGGCCCAGAGTTTCTCCTGGTCAGGTCACGTGGCCATGAACTCTGACCATATGGTTATAGTAAATGGTGACAGTGACGTAGATGGTTTGATGACCACAATATTGCATAACCCTGTATGTGAGCAGAATTAGAACTTGAAGGACACGTAAGGCCATCAATCACTgtgacctacagttgaagtcggatgtttacatacacttaggttgaagtcattaaaactcgtttttcaaccactccacaaatttcttgttaacaaagttttggcaagtctgttaggacatctactttgtgcatgatacaagtcatttttccaacaattgtttacagacagattatttcactgtatcacaattccagtgggtcagaagtttacatacactaagttgactgtgccttttaaacagattggaaaattccataaaatgatgtgatggctttagaagcttctgataggttaattggcataatttgagtcaattggaggtgtacctgtggatgtatttcaaggcctaccttcaaactcagtgcctctttgcttgacatcatgggaaaatcaaaagaaatcagccaagaactcagaactgtttttgtagacctccacaagtctggttcatccttgggagcaatttccaaatgcctgaaggtaccacgctcatctgtacaaacaatagtacgcaaacctaaacatcatgggaccacgcagccatcatactgatcaggaaggagacgcgttctgtctcctagagatgaatgtactttggtgcgaaaagtgcaaatcaatcccagaacaacagcaaaggaccttgtgaagatgctggaggaaaccggtacaaaagtatctatatccacagtaaaacaagtcctatatcggcataacctgaaaggccgctcagcaaggaagaagccactgctccaaaactgccattaaaaaagccaaactacagtttgcaactgcacatggggacaaagattgtactttttggagaaatgtcctctggtctgatgaaacaaaaattgaactgtttggccataatgaccattgttatgtttggaggaaaaagggggaggtttgcaagccgaagaacaccatcccatccgtgaagcacggagTTGGCgtcatcatgttgtggaggtgctttgcttcaggagggacaggtgcacttcacaaaatagttagctccatgaggaagggaaattatttggatataaagaagcaacagctcaagacatcagtcaggaagttaaagcttggtcgcaaatgggtcttccaaatggacaatgacccccaacATACatacccaaagattggaaagcagctgcggtcatccccctcttcaaagggggggacactcttgacccaaactgctacagacctatatctatcctaccgtgcctttctaaggtcttcgaaagccaagtcaacaaacagattaccgaccatttcgaatctcaccataccttctctgctatgcaatctggtttcagagctggtcatgggtgcacctcagccacgctcaaggtcctaaacgatatcttaaccgccatcgataagaaacattactgtgcagccgtattcattgatctggccaaggctttcgactctgtcaatcaccatatcctcatcggcagactcgacagccttggtttctcaaatgattgcctcgcctggttcaccaactacttctctgatagagttcagtgtgtcaaatcggagggtctgctgtccggacctctggcagtctctatgggggtgccacagggttcaattcttggaccgactctcttctctgtatacatcaatgaggtcgctcttgctgctggtgagtccctgatccacctctacgcagacgacaccattctgtatacttccggcccttctttggacactgtgttaacaaccctccaggcaagcttcaatgccatacaactctccttccgtggcctccaattgctcttgaatgcaagtaaaactaaatgcatgctcttcaaccgatcgctgcctgcacctacccgcctgcccaacatcactactctggacggctctgacttagaatacgtggacaactacaaatacataggtgtctggttagattgtaaactctccttccagacccatatcaaacatctccaatccaaagttaaatctagaattggcttcctatttcgcaacaaagcattcttcactcatgctgccaaacatacccttgtaaaactgaccatcctaccaatcctcgactttggcgatgtcatttacaaaatagcctccaataccctactcaacaaattggatgcagtctatcacagtgcaatccgttttatcaccaaagccccatatactacccaccattgcgacctgtacgctctcgttggctggccctcgcttcatactcgtcgccaaacccactggctccatgtcatctacaagacactgctaggtaaagtccccccttatctcagctcgctggtcaccatagcatctcccacctgtagcacacgctccagcaggtatatctctctagtcacccccaaaaccaattctttctttggccgcctctccttccagttctctgctgccaatgactggaacgaactacaaaaatctctgaaactggaaacacttatctccctcactagctttaagcaccaactgtcagagcagctcacagattactgcacctgtacatagcccacctataatttagcccaaacaactacctctttcccaactgtatttaatttttatttatttatttattttgctcctttgcaccccattatttttttatttctactttgcacattcttccattgcaaaactaccattccagtattttacttgctatattgtatttactttgccatcttggcctttttttgcctttacctcccttctcacctcatttgctcacattgtatatagacttgtttatactgcattattgactgtatgtttgtttttactccatgtgtaactctgtgtcgttttatctgtcgaactgctttgctttatcttggccaggtcgcaattgtaaatgagaacttgttctcaacttgcctacctggttaaataaaggtaaaataaataaataaaaaaaatacttccaaagttgtggcaaaatggcttaaggacaacaaagtcaaggtattggagtggctagctcaaaaccctgacctcaatcctatagaagatttgtgggcagaactgaaaaagtgttcgagcaaggaggcctacaaacctgactcggttacatcagctctgtcaggaggaacgggccaaaattcacccaacttattgtgggaagcttgtggaaggctacccgaaatgtttgacccaagttaaacaatttaaaggcaatgctacgaaatactaattgaatgtatgtaaacttctgacccactgggaatgtgatgaaagaaataaaagctgaaagaaataattctctactactattctgacatttcacattcttaggatcaccactttattttaactgacctaagacaggggatttttactaggattgaatgtcaggaattgtgaaactgagtttaaatgtatttggctaaggtgtatgtaaacttccgacctcaattGTATATCCCCTGTTATTCTCCTCCATGTCTACTTACTCCTCAGGTATAAGAAGTACAAGGTACGCTGTCTGCAGTGTTGGCACATCCCTAGGAAGGAGGGCAACTCCAACTCGCGCTGCTTCAAATGTGGAAACTTATCACGGCTGGCTACGTCCCACCGCAAGCACTCTGCCTTGTAGGGGAAGGGAACACACTTAGGCCTTGGCATGAGGTCCTAGACATTGATACCACAGACAGTCCTCCTCCAGGTACATGGTAATTGGCCACACCTCCTGACTTTGACTCGTGGAGTTATTTGATCATTTATTGCATCACATACTGTCATAGTGTGTCACGGTGTTGGCTGAGCCATGGTGAGTCACAGTCTGATGGGTCTGGCTGCTTTTAGCACTGTAGCGTGCGCTTGTCACTTTAGGAAGAAAGAGTTCAAATGAAGAACAGTCTCCTGCTTGGAGGCTGTGTCTGACAATAGACTGTCTGTCTGAAATGACCctgacaaaagtagtgcactatacagggaatttGGAGTCTCTGGCCAAAGGTAGTGCACTTTTGGGACTAAGGACCCATGGCTCTGGCCAAAGACGGTGCCCTGCTTTACTGGGAATAGGTAGCCATTTTGGACTGTTTACTCCCC
This genomic window from Oncorhynchus kisutch isolate 150728-3 linkage group LG20, Okis_V2, whole genome shotgun sequence contains:
- the fdx2 gene encoding uncharacterized protein fdx2 isoform X2 — translated: MLALIALVTQSTILYLIQEASKLATPTPVHNRSVDSKPKTLPVSNERSKKNQVSDHRPYPPQHNSSLMSLHNQPKDDLEQCRRHTNSVLPSLHSSSSPWELMSLINMQCERLLQSDDQEGTSARAQLVPIDSDDHPPEGVGYSKNTVPVCPTLVSTRGDSPHPHVGSRGEMGELGGGGYCSPTCPGTSSQTSPDVNGSYKTKPGVGASDSEVVTNKETGATFCLNGDGLSVSEESRKVPCALVKDNNTVKEVRPEAKDGLSVKHPSVSYINLFGQTLVHKVATIKDAASLSSPSVDTMTCLHPGPEELNLNMTLDFNSNICFTFDPKEDMPPAPNSSYNPMLLILNSEAGSVNVNEKSVQDGSFAGVKAELNESSMEEDTDTVQDPSIITDSPLDLTQRCRDLEGPAAPQSPSPSDPMWRSTKAPRKQLRPSRSVDVGDPDFQGVTFRMQTEMDDSREQCRLLITSKKYSEELSSGPTRRSLRAGRSRSSQSSMRTSSSEESDPSSKNKICASCCTMKTPLWRDAEDGTPLCNACGIRYKKYKVRCLQCWHIPRKEGNSNSRCFKCGNLSRLATSHRKHSAL
- the fdx2 gene encoding uncharacterized protein fdx2 isoform X1; the encoded protein is MEDPDTQEGLQVTQSTILYLIQEASKLATPTPVHNRSVDSKPKTLPVSNERSKKNQVSDHRPYPPQHNSSLMSLHNQPKDDLEQCRRHTNSVLPSLHSSSSPWELMSLINMQCERLLQSDDQEGTSARAQLVPIDSDDHPPEGVGYSKNTVPVCPTLVSTRGDSPHPHVGSRGEMGELGGGGYCSPTCPGTSSQTSPDVNGSYKTKPGVGASDSEVVTNKETGATFCLNGDGLSVSEESRKVPCALVKDNNTVKEVRPEAKDGLSVKHPSVSYINLFGQTLVHKVATIKDAASLSSPSVDTMTCLHPGPEELNLNMTLDFNSNICFTFDPKEDMPPAPNSSYNPMLLILNSEAGSVNVNEKSVQDGSFAGVKAELNESSMEEDTDTVQDPSIITDSPLDLTQRCRDLEGPAAPQSPSPSDPMWRSTKAPRKQLRPSRSVDVGDPDFQGVTFRMQTEMDDSREQCRLLITSKKYSEELSSGPTRRSLRAGRSRSSQSSMRTSSSEESDPSSKNKICASCCTMKTPLWRDAEDGTPLCNACGIRYKKYKVRCLQCWHIPRKEGNSNSRCFKCGNLSRLATSHRKHSAL
- the fdx2 gene encoding uncharacterized protein fdx2 isoform X3, with amino-acid sequence MSLHNQPKDDLEQCRRHTNSVLPSLHSSSSPWELMSLINMQCERLLQSDDQEGTSARAQLVPIDSDDHPPEGVGYSKNTVPVCPTLVSTRGDSPHPHVGSRGEMGELGGGGYCSPTCPGTSSQTSPDVNGSYKTKPGVGASDSEVVTNKETGATFCLNGDGLSVSEESRKVPCALVKDNNTVKEVRPEAKDGLSVKHPSVSYINLFGQTLVHKVATIKDAASLSSPSVDTMTCLHPGPEELNLNMTLDFNSNICFTFDPKEDMPPAPNSSYNPMLLILNSEAGSVNVNEKSVQDGSFAGVKAELNESSMEEDTDTVQDPSIITDSPLDLTQRCRDLEGPAAPQSPSPSDPMWRSTKAPRKQLRPSRSVDVGDPDFQGVTFRMQTEMDDSREQCRLLITSKKYSEELSSGPTRRSLRAGRSRSSQSSMRTSSSEESDPSSKNKICASCCTMKTPLWRDAEDGTPLCNACGIRYKKYKVRCLQCWHIPRKEGNSNSRCFKCGNLSRLATSHRKHSAL